In Plasmodium cynomolgi strain B DNA, scaffold: 0973, whole genome shotgun sequence, a single window of DNA contains:
- a CDS encoding hypothetical protein (putative), which yields MFYRKKYNFLSEILNKYDTFDNPVSNKDVNVDILNLCDEYKTFNSNLTPEQKDTCKKLLRNLFLCNDTKKVNPIKCCSALNFWLYFEIKKYSFSKDIIEMIYDLPYGRENNVANYGYCPPYNLSNDNLDKTEELLKLSIFIVNIDEFQNLLNSYTDNFKKCFLKKYFYECVNTYNVLKEQYCSEE from the exons atgttttatcgaaaaaag tATAACTTTTTaagtgaaattttaaataagtaTGATACTTTCGATAATCCTGTGTCTAATAAAGATGTAAATgttgatattttaaatttatgtgaTGAATACAAAACATTTAATTCTAATCTTACACCAGAGCAAAAAGACACATGTAAGAAACTTTTAAGAAACTTGTTTTTATGTAATGATACCAAAAAAGTTAATCCTATAAAATGCTGTAGTGCTTTAAATTTCtggttatattttgaaataaaaaaatatagcttTTCCAAAGATATTATCGAGATGATTTATGATTTACCTTATGGGAGAGAAAATAATGTGGCTAATTATGGTTATTGTCCTCCTTATAATTTATCTAATGATAACCTCGATAAAACCGAGGAATTACTAAAATTGAGTATATTTATTGTCAATATAGAtgaatttcaaaatttattaaatagtTATACggataattttaaaaaatgctttctcaaaaaatatttttatgaatgcgTTAATACATACAATGTTTTGAAAGAGCAATACTGTTCTGAAGAATGA